The Chryseobacterium glaciei DNA window TTTAATGTTCATATCCCGAAAGGTTTTAATGAAATAACTTCACTTCAAAATCCTATCATTGATAAAATTTGGATGAGTGACAGTGCTATGATCACCGTTTACTCTTTTGAAAAAAATGATAAAAAATCATTAGAAGAATGGAAAAATTTCAAAGCCGAAAATCGTAAAATATTACAGCTATTTGAAAGTGAAGAAAGACTTATCAACCATTCAGTCTTTTGTGAGGGTGAAAAAGTTTATGGTTCGTTAAAAATTTTAAAACAAGGAAATAAAATTTTATTCGTGGAAGTAAGCTTTGACGACCATTTATCTTATATCGACGGCCGAAAAGATTTGTTATCTAAAATTTAAAATAGGTTAAAAAAATATTAGTATCAACAGATAAAAGCAAAATTCCGTAATTTTGTTATATGAATCCTTCTTTAGAATTACAACTCAAAACTTTACCTTCCGAACCCGGTGTTTATCGTTATTATGATAAAAATGAGCATTTATTGTATGTCGGAAAGGCTAAAAATTTAAAGAAAAGGGTTCTCTCCTATTTCAACAAAAATCTTCCGGGTTACAGAACAAGAATAATGGTTGGCAAGATCCAGCGATTGGAAACTACCATTGTAAACAGCGAATACGACGCTCTTTTATTGGAAAACAATCTGATAAAAGAACATCAGCCGTTTTATAATGTCATGTTGAAGGATGATAAAACCTATCCTTGGATCTGTATTAAAAATGAAAATTTTCCCAGAATATTTTTAACAAGAACAAAGATTAAAGATGGTTCAGAATATTACGGGCCCTATGCGAAAGTACGTCCTGCAAAGATTTTACTGGAAACTATTAAGCATATTTACAAACTCAGAACTTGTAATTTAAATTTAGCTCCAACCAAAATATCAGAAGGAAAGTATAAAGTTTGTCTTGAATATCATATCAAAAATTGCGAAGGACCTTGTGAAGATCTGGAAAGCAAGGAAGATTATGATGAAAAAATAGACGCCATCCGCGGAATTGTAAAAGGTGATTTCCGAAAAGCAAAGGAATATCTGGTTAATCAGATGATGAAACATGCTGAAAATCTGCAATTTGAACAAGCTCAGATCATTAAAGAAAGATTGGATATTTTGGAAGATTATCAGTCCAGAAACACGGTTGTTAACCCAAATATCGACGATGTAGATGTGTTTGGAATGACGAGTGATGAAACTGCTGCTTACGTAAATTTCTTTAAGATCAGAAACGGAAATATTATTCAGAGTTTCACGACAGAAATTAAAAAAATTCTGGAAGAATCGGACGAAGATATTCTGGAAGAAGCCATGATTGAAATTCGTCAGAAATTCGATTCAGACTCAAAAGAAGTCCTGCTTCCTTTCCATTTATCTGTTGAAATTCCGAATGTGAAATTGATCGTTCCTAAAATGGGCGATAAAAAACGAATCGTTGAACTTTCGGAGAAAAATGCGAAAGAATATCGTTTAGAAAAATTAAAACAGGTTCAAATCATAGATCCGGAAAGACATGCCAATCGAATCATGGCAGAAATGCAAAAACTGCTGAGAATGCCTGTTGAACCAAGACATATTGAAGGTTTTGACAACTCGAATATTCAGGGAACCAATCCGGTTTCCGCCTGTGTTGTTTTTAAAGATGGAAAGCCAAGCAAAGCAGACTACAGAATTTTCCATCCAAAAACCGTGGAAGGAGCCAATGACTTTGCAACGATGGAAGAAGTGATTTACCGCCGTTACAAAAGATTGTTGGATGAAGGTGATGCCTTGCCACAATTAATTTTGATCGATGGTGGAAAAGGACAACTTTCTTCTGCAGTAAAAAGTTTAAGATTATTAGGACTTTACGGAAAAATTACCATTGTCGGAATCGCCAAAAGATTAGAGGAAATTTTCTTCCCCGAAGATCCGATTCCTTTATATCTTGATAAAAAATCTGAAACCCTTAAAATTCTTCAAAGAGTTCGAGATGAAGCCCACCGTTTTGGGGTAAAACATCACAGAACCAGAAGAACAAATTCTACCATAAAATCTGAACTTGAAGAAATTCCCGGAGTCGGAGAAAAAACAATTGAGTTGCTTTTATCTAAATTAAAGTCTGTAAAACGTATAAAAGAGTCCAATTTAGAAACTTTGGAAGAGATTCTTGGGAAAAGTAAGGCGAAAGTAATTTGGGAATTTTTCAATTCATAAAAAACAAAAAAAGCTCTTGAATCAAGAGCTTTTTATATATTATCATTTAAGACTAATATTAAACTTCACCCATCACATACATATTTTCCATGGTTGGCGTTGCGCTTCCGCCCTTTTTTTCAAGAGTTATGGCAAAAGCCTGAGCATTTTTTATGTTTGCGAGAGCTATTTTACTGTCTTTATCTTCTGTGTACATTCCCGCACTTACAGGTTTACCGTCCGCAATTGCCCAAAGCTGATATTGCATTCCTTCCGGAGCTGTCGGCAAACTGTCGGCATTTAAATAGACTTCTTTAGATTTTTTATCCCAGAAAACCATTGCTTTGGAGTCAGAATGTTTTTCCACTCCCTTCAAAACAACCATCTGCATATCTGCACCAGACAACATTTGCCATTTTTGCTGCATTTTTTGATATGCTAAATCTTTAGATTGCTTTTCAGTTTCAAGTTTTGCAATAACTTCTTTATTTTTAGACTGCGTATTCATCCAGAATAAATTTCCGGCAACACTTACTAAAAACAACACCGATGCTGCAACAGCGTAGGATTTCCAGTTGTTATTTTTCTGAGTATTAATCTCTCTAATTTCTCCCTGAACTTTCAGATCTTGTTTTACTTCTGAAATTACAGGTCTCACTTCTTCAACAATCTGTTCCTGTTGAATTTTATTCCAAATCTTAGATTTTAAATCATTTGGAGGAGTCACAGCCTGAGCCGTTGCCAAATCTTCCAAAGTTTTTTGAGCTTCTTCAAAAGCTGCTTTAACTTCAGCATTGTTCTTCATCACACATTCCAAAATGCCTGCTTCCTCTTGAGAAGCAAAACCTAGAATATAAGATTCTAAAATTCCGGATGATATGTATTCCTTAGTGTTCAATTTATTGATAATCTTTTAACAAATCCTTTAATTTTATCAATGCATTCCGCATTTTTGTTTTAACAGTACCCAGCGGTATCTTCAGTTTTTCGGATATTTCATTTTGTGTATATCCCTGATAATACGCCAGATCTATAAGCTCCTGCTTATCAGTCTCCAAACCTCCAAGAACATCTTTAAACCCGATAAAGTCGGATGCTTTATTAGTTGTTGAAAGTTCTGCACTGTTATATACGAAATCAGGGAGTGGTTGGTTTTTAAGCTCGTTTTGGAAACCTTTTGATTTTAAATAATCTATCGCCGTATTTCTGGCAATATTGATCATCCAGGTGTAAAATCGTCCTTTGGTAGCGTCATATTGTAGAATGGAGTTCCAGATTTTCACGAAAACATCCTGAATGACTTCTTCTGTATATTCTTTTGATTGCACAATTCGGAATATCACACCATAAAGCGCGCCAGAGTAATGGTCATATAAATAATGAAAACCAGCTTCGTTTTTCTCTTTCAATAAAACGATAAGTTCCTCTTCCGAATAGTTTGTTTTAATAACGAATATTTTTCAATCCAAATGTAATGAAATAAACTGTATAGTAAAGAAAAACCAAAAAATAATTTATATCGTAAATGATTTTGAAATGAATTCAACCTTTTATTAACTCAGTGAAAAATAATTTAAATAAAAAAATAATTTTTAAATCTAAAACAGAATCCACCTCGTAAATGGTAGGTAAGAAATCAAATACTATTTAATTTAAAAAATCAAAAAAATGAATACAAGATCAAAAATCGCAGTTTTAGGAATGGTAGCTTTATCATTTGCTTTCAGTGGAAATCTAACTGCACAAATGAAAGAAAAAACAGTAATGGTAGGTGGTGCAGCAATGTATCCTTCAAAAAACATCATTGAAAATGCTGTAAATTCTAAAGATCATAAAACCCTTGTAGCAGCAGTAAAAGCAGCAGGTTTAGTTGAAACTTTACAGGGAAAAGGACCTTTCACAGTATTAGCACCTACGGATGCTGCATTTGCTAAACTTCCAAAAGGAACAGTAGAAACTTTAGTAAAGCCTGAAAATAAAGAAATGCTTACTAAAATTTTAACATACCACGTTCTTGCAGGAAAATATAGTGCTAAAGAAATCTGGGCTGCAGTAAAAGCCGGAAACGGAAAAAGTATGATGAAAACTGTTGAAGGTGAAGATGTTACTTTCTGGACAAAAGGAAAAGATCTATATGTAACTGATGCTAAAGGAAATAGTGCAAAAATCACAATATCTGATGTAAATCAGTCTAATGGTGTAATTCATGTAATTGACACTGTTCTAATGCCTTAATAATTTTTGTTTTTATGGTTAGCTGTTATTAAAAGCCCTTACCTGAATTTCAGGTAAGGGCTTTTTTTTATTTTTTGATAATCTTAGTAAAGAAATCACCTTTATTTGTTTTGATTTTTAAGAAATATAGTCCCGAAGACAAATCTGCAATATTAATTTTATTATTATTGAATACGATATCCTTTACAAGCTTACCTGAAGTATCGAAGATTTTAATTGTTTCAATCTTGTCATCACCTTTAGTTTTGATAGAAAAAACGTCAGTAATCGGGTTTGGGTACACCTGAATATTTGCAATTGAATTTGTGTTTTTAACATCAGTTTCTGTTGTCGCTAAGAAAACAGGCATTGTGTCTGTCACTTCATACAATTCGTTTCCATGATCTTTTGTGAAAACTGTAAGATACAGTTTGTCATTATCTGATGCCAGTTTAAGAATATTTTCATTAGTTAATAATTGATTATCATCATTTGTAATAAAAATATCTAAAGGCATTGTATTAGAAGCAATTCCATTACTTCTCCAAACTTTTTGAGACTCTCCATTTAAGAAATACAGATAATTCCCATTGCATACCATATCTTTAATGGAAGTAAAATTTGATGTTAAATTCTGCGCTCCTGTAGTTGTGCCATCCGTTCTCCACAGTTGAGTTGCATTATTATTTGTGAAGAATAATTGATTTCCGCATTTTTTCAATTTAATATCACCGAAGAAATTACCTTGTAAAACTTCCGTTGTGCCTGCTACAGTTCCATCTGTGGAATAAACACCTCCGGGATATCCAGTTACGATATAAAATAATTTATTGTTTAATACCTCTATATCTCTGTTAATATTACCTGATCCGAATGGTGTACTGTGCGATTTCAGTAAAACTGCCGATGCCTGATCTCCATTAGATACAAAAAGCTCCGTATTTCCAAAATTTGAACTATTTTCTTTTCTGCTCGTAAAGAGTAATTGGTTGTTTAAGCTTCCGACTACTTTAATATCACCATCTGTTCCGTCCTGAAATGTAAATTGAATTGCTTTTGAAGTATTGGCAGGTGTTCCGTCAGATTTCCAGATTCCCAACTTCCCGTTTTCTTTGGCTACAAAATAGGCATTTCCGTTAAAAGCAACTGCTTTAGGATCTGTATTATACATGCTTCCCATATTATCAGTCGAAATATCTTTTACTAAAACAGGGATATTTGAATTATTATCTATTTTCCAAAGTTCTGTTCCCGTGATATTATTGTATCCTGCAAATAATAGAGAATTATCATTGAGGTTTACATGCATCGCAACATCATTTGTCGTTGTATCCGGTGTAGGAATCATCACAGAATTTGCTGCAGTTCCATCTGTTCTGTAGAATACACTTCTAAAATTCGGACTGCTATTTTTGGTGTAAAGATAATTTCCTACTTTAATAAAAGGATCGTCAAAATTCGTAAACATTCCTATAGAAGAAGATCCGCTGGTAAAGTTTGTGAGACGGCTGATTTGTTGGGTAGCCTTATCTCTCTTGTAAATTTGATTATTGAACTCTCTGTCTGATGCAATAAAAATTAAATTATCATTTAATAAATCATAAGAATGTGGAGAAGCACTTTCATATCTACTTATATCTGATGCTAATGTAGCTTGCTGTGAAATGGGATCTAGAGAAAGTAGTTCCATACCATATTTTGCAATACTTCCGCCAAGATAAATTTTAGAATTTAAATCTACAAAATTACTATCAGAAGACATTCCGAGTCCGGTAATTTCAAATGTCAGGGCAGAATTACCGTTTGTTATCCAAAAGCGGTTCCATTCGTTTGGCTTTGTAAGAACTAAATGCTGATTGTCTGAACTTGTACCATACAATACATTATTGGTAGGAGTATTAAACAGGACTGTTCCCGCTACTGTACCATCAGTTTCCCAGATATAGTTACCATAGGCTGGACTTATTCCATTCGAATTGCTTTCGAAATATATTTTATTGTTAAGCTTAAAAAATTTACTAATTCCCATGGAACTTGTATTTCCTGGAAGAATATCCTTCAAGATTGTAGTTCCGACTGAAGTTCCGTCTGATATCCAAGGTTCAAACCCTCCTGCTGCTGGATCAAATCCGGAGAATACAAAGTAATTACCTGCTGAAGCTCCATTTAATTCACCCATTCCTTGAATCGGCTTTATTGAAACCGTTCCTACTGTAGTTCCATCACTTTCATAAAGTTGATAACCTGTAGAAGTATTTGCTATGAAATAAAATTTACCATTATTTAAAGTTAAAATTTTAAAATCATTAGAAATACTGCTTCCGCTGTTTAAAGCTATATCTTTTAATAAAATAGTTCCGGCAACAGTTCCATCAGATTTCCATATTTCTTTTCCAGAAATCCCGTCATTTGCAGCTAAGAATAATTGATTATTGAATGAATATAATTTTACATTCCCAGAATACTCAAATGTTTTTAATTGCAACAAATTATTTGAAACCGTATCAAAAGACCATAATTCTTTATTTTGATAGAAGAAAATTTTGTTCCCAACAACAACAAGTTGTTCAATAGAATAGTTAGAATTTATATCTG harbors:
- a CDS encoding anti-sigma factor; translated protein: MNTKEYISSGILESYILGFASQEEAGILECVMKNNAEVKAAFEEAQKTLEDLATAQAVTPPNDLKSKIWNKIQQEQIVEEVRPVISEVKQDLKVQGEIREINTQKNNNWKSYAVAASVLFLVSVAGNLFWMNTQSKNKEVIAKLETEKQSKDLAYQKMQQKWQMLSGADMQMVVLKGVEKHSDSKAMVFWDKKSKEVYLNADSLPTAPEGMQYQLWAIADGKPVSAGMYTEDKDSKIALANIKNAQAFAITLEKKGGSATPTMENMYVMGEV
- a CDS encoding T9SS type A sorting domain-containing protein, yielding MKKICTSLLIAISVYSNAQSNLNVKLNEINFGASSSPYNLIKLNDLIIFAAVRNADEGLEPWCYNSVTKKSVLLKDIYAGHNSGIPPNSLFVKLNNKVYFLAQQNSSGYQIWETNGTPAGTVKATDINSNYSIEQLVVVGNKIFFYQNKELWSFDTVSNNLLQLKTFEYSGNVKLYSFNNQLFLAANDGISGKEIWKSDGTVAGTILLKDIALNSGSSISNDFKILTLNNGKFYFIANTSTGYQLYESDGTTVGTVSIKPIQGMGELNGASAGNYFVFSGFDPAAGGFEPWISDGTSVGTTILKDILPGNTSSMGISKFFKLNNKIYFESNSNGISPAYGNYIWETDGTVAGTVLFNTPTNNVLYGTSSDNQHLVLTKPNEWNRFWITNGNSALTFEITGLGMSSDSNFVDLNSKIYLGGSIAKYGMELLSLDPISQQATLASDISRYESASPHSYDLLNDNLIFIASDREFNNQIYKRDKATQQISRLTNFTSGSSSIGMFTNFDDPFIKVGNYLYTKNSSPNFRSVFYRTDGTAANSVMIPTPDTTTNDVAMHVNLNDNSLLFAGYNNITGTELWKIDNNSNIPVLVKDISTDNMGSMYNTDPKAVAFNGNAYFVAKENGKLGIWKSDGTPANTSKAIQFTFQDGTDGDIKVVGSLNNQLLFTSRKENSSNFGNTELFVSNGDQASAVLLKSHSTPFGSGNINRDIEVLNNKLFYIVTGYPGGVYSTDGTVAGTTEVLQGNFFGDIKLKKCGNQLFFTNNNATQLWRTDGTTTGAQNLTSNFTSIKDMVCNGNYLYFLNGESQKVWRSNGIASNTMPLDIFITNDDNQLLTNENILKLASDNDKLYLTVFTKDHGNELYEVTDTMPVFLATTETDVKNTNSIANIQVYPNPITDVFSIKTKGDDKIETIKIFDTSGKLVKDIVFNNNKINIADLSSGLYFLKIKTNKGDFFTKIIKK
- a CDS encoding RNA polymerase sigma factor, which gives rise to MKEKNEAGFHYLYDHYSGALYGVIFRIVQSKEYTEEVIQDVFVKIWNSILQYDATKGRFYTWMINIARNTAIDYLKSKGFQNELKNQPLPDFVYNSAELSTTNKASDFIGFKDVLGGLETDKQELIDLAYYQGYTQNEISEKLKIPLGTVKTKMRNALIKLKDLLKDYQ
- the uvrC gene encoding excinuclease ABC subunit UvrC gives rise to the protein MNPSLELQLKTLPSEPGVYRYYDKNEHLLYVGKAKNLKKRVLSYFNKNLPGYRTRIMVGKIQRLETTIVNSEYDALLLENNLIKEHQPFYNVMLKDDKTYPWICIKNENFPRIFLTRTKIKDGSEYYGPYAKVRPAKILLETIKHIYKLRTCNLNLAPTKISEGKYKVCLEYHIKNCEGPCEDLESKEDYDEKIDAIRGIVKGDFRKAKEYLVNQMMKHAENLQFEQAQIIKERLDILEDYQSRNTVVNPNIDDVDVFGMTSDETAAYVNFFKIRNGNIIQSFTTEIKKILEESDEDILEEAMIEIRQKFDSDSKEVLLPFHLSVEIPNVKLIVPKMGDKKRIVELSEKNAKEYRLEKLKQVQIIDPERHANRIMAEMQKLLRMPVEPRHIEGFDNSNIQGTNPVSACVVFKDGKPSKADYRIFHPKTVEGANDFATMEEVIYRRYKRLLDEGDALPQLILIDGGKGQLSSAVKSLRLLGLYGKITIVGIAKRLEEIFFPEDPIPLYLDKKSETLKILQRVRDEAHRFGVKHHRTRRTNSTIKSELEEIPGVGEKTIELLLSKLKSVKRIKESNLETLEEILGKSKAKVIWEFFNS
- a CDS encoding fasciclin domain-containing protein codes for the protein MNTRSKIAVLGMVALSFAFSGNLTAQMKEKTVMVGGAAMYPSKNIIENAVNSKDHKTLVAAVKAAGLVETLQGKGPFTVLAPTDAAFAKLPKGTVETLVKPENKEMLTKILTYHVLAGKYSAKEIWAAVKAGNGKSMMKTVEGEDVTFWTKGKDLYVTDAKGNSAKITISDVNQSNGVIHVIDTVLMP